One window of Vicia villosa cultivar HV-30 ecotype Madison, WI unplaced genomic scaffold, Vvil1.0 ctg.001663F_1_1, whole genome shotgun sequence genomic DNA carries:
- the LOC131636203 gene encoding uncharacterized protein LOC131636203, whose protein sequence is MAAQSSQFQEETRSNFRNTGASIKNLEIQMSQIAQQLANPQQPGALPSATIPNPKDHNNVSAIITRSGKAKEAVKESAEEEEPLLEVDLEIKENEVEAEDLVVSEPVKKEKVVEPKPTIKLPFPTRNKKKGQHEKKFEKFLEMFKKLELNIPFLEALEQMPTYAKFMKDIILKKRTNDRDPIILTETCSAILQGMMIPVKKKDRGSMTIPCTVGDWSFKKALIDLGIGKVQDKRMTLQFSDHSVKRPYGIVEDVLVKIDKFVFPVDFVILEMPEDEEIPIILGRPFLETGRCLIDIEE, encoded by the coding sequence ATGGCCGCTCAGAGCTCtcaattccaagaagaaacaaggagtaaTTTTCGGAACACAGGTGCATCGATTAAGAATCTTGAAATTCAGatgagtcaaatagcacagcaaTTAGCAAATCCTCAGCAACCTGGTGCTCTACCTAGTGCAACAATTCCAAATCCCAAAGATCATAATAATGTGAGTGCCATAATCACTAGAAGTGGTAAAGCGAAAGAAGCTGTGAAGGAAAGTGCCGAAGAAGAAGAGCCATTGCTGGAAGTTGATCTGGAAATAAAGGAGAATGAGGTAGAAGCTGAAGATTTGGTTGTTTCGGAACCTGTGAAGAAAGAGAAGGTAGTTGAGCCAAAACCCACCATTAAACTTCCTTTCCCtacaagaaataagaagaaggGGCAGCATGagaagaaatttgaaaaattcttggAGATGTTCAAAAAGCTCGAGTTAAACATTCCATTCCTGGAGGCATTGGAGCAAATGCCTACatatgccaaattcatgaaggacatcatcTTAAAGAAAAGAACCAACGATCGTGACCCtattattctaactgaaacttgtagtgctattttgcagggtatgatGATCCCGGTGAAAAAGAAGGATCGAGGTTCCATGACTATCCCTTGCACAGTTGGGGATTGGTCCTTCAAGAAAGCTCTTATTGATTTAGGAATTGGTAAAGTGCAAGATAAAAGGATGACACTCCAATTTTCCGATCACTCAGTGAAGAGACCATACGGGATAGTAGAAGATGTGCTTGTAAAGATTGATAAGTTTGTGTTCCCGGTGGATTTTGTCATCTTAGAGatgccggaagatgaagaaattcCGATAATTttgggaagaccattcttagagaCGGGGAGATGTTTGATAGATATAGAAGAATGA